A single region of the Oncorhynchus keta strain PuntledgeMale-10-30-2019 chromosome 4, Oket_V2, whole genome shotgun sequence genome encodes:
- the LOC118378008 gene encoding cystine/glutamate transporter-like, which produces MTRRSVNGEGTGVNNTPQNGGHPGDNPVPKEDPDFPHRKVELKKKVTLLRGISIIIGTIIGAGIFISPKGILKNSGSVGISLVVWIACGVLSLFGALCYAELGTSIKKSGGHYTYILEAFGPQMAFIRLWADVIAIRPAGLAVISLAFGQYILEPIFMPCGVPEIAIKLVTSIGITSVMYLNSMSTSWTNRIQIFLTFCKLLAVATIIVPGLYMLFKGETRNFENAFEVSNIKLTGLPLAFYSGMYAYSGWFYLNFVTEEVENPEKTVPLAICISMAIVTSCYVLTNVAYYTVMSAEELLSSQSVAVTFAEKTMGNFSVAVPVFVALSCFGTMNGCLFAFSRMFYVASREGHLPEVLSMIHVRRHTPLAAVIILYPMTMFQLFVGDIYSLLNFMSFLRWLFIGVAVLGLIYMRYTHPDMPRPFKVPLFIPAIFSFTCFFMVFLSLYSDPVNTGIGFAISLTGIPAYYIFIVFDRRPKWLQKSLDSFNRCVQIILEVIPAEH; this is translated from the exons ATGACCAGGAGGTCAGTTAATGGTGAGGGGACTGGGGTGAACAACACCCCCCAAAATGGGGGACACCCAGGGGATAACCCTGTCCCAAAAGAGGACCCTGACTTCCCGCACAGAAAGGTAGAGCTTAAGAAGAAGGTGACCCTGCTTCGGGGAATCTCCATCATCATAGGGACCATCATCGGCGCGGGAATCTTCATCTCTCCCAAGGGAATCTTGAAGAACTCTGGGAGTGTTGGAATTTCTCTGGTGGTGTGGATCGCCTGTGGAGTACTGTCTCTGTTTG GGGCCCTGTGCTATGCAGAGCTGGGAACCAGCATCAAGAAATCTGGAGGACATTACACCTATATTCTGGAGGCCTTTGGACCACAGATGGCCTTCATACGTCTCTGGGCTGACGTCATCgccatcag ACCTGCAGGGTTGGCAGTGATATCCCTGGCCTTCGGACAATATATCCTGGAGCCCATATTCATGCCGTGTGGAGTGCCAGAGATTGCTATCAAACTGGTCACCTCTATAGGAATAA CGTCAGTGATGTATCTCAACAGTATGAGTACGAGCTGGACAAACAGGATTCAGATCTTCCTCACCTTCTGCAAGCTGCTGGCTGTCGCCACCATCATCGTACCTGGCCTCTATATGCTCTTCAAAG GGGAGACTAGGAACTTTGAGAATGCGTTTGAGGTCAGTAATATCAAGCTCACAGGTCTTCCTCTGGCCTTCTACTCTGGGATGTACGCCTATTCTGGGTG GTTTTACCTTAACTTTGTGACTGAGGAAGTGGAGAATCCAGAAAA GACTGTGCCATTGGCCATCTGTATCTCCATGGCGATAGTCACTTCCTGCTACGTGCTGACCAATGTGGCGTACTACACTGTAATGTCAGCAGAGGAGCTGTTGTCCTCGCAATCCGTCGCCGTG ACATTTGCAGAGAAGACGATGGGGAACTTTTCGGTGGCAGTGCCGGTATTTGTAGCCTTGTCGTGCTTCGGTACGATGAACGGCTGCTTGTTCGCTTTCTCAAG AATGTTTTATGTGGCGTCACGAGAAGGCCATCTCCCTGAGGTTCTGTCCATGATCCACGTCCGCAGACACACACCTTTGGCAGCCGTCATCATTCTG TACCCTATGACGATGTTCCAGCTGTTTGTGGGAGATATCTACAGCCTGTTGAACTTCATGAGCTTCCTCCGCTGGCTCTTCATTGGTGTGGCTGTGCTGGGCCTCATCTACATGagatacacacaccctgacatgCCACGTCCTTTCAAG GTTCCTCTTTTCATTCCAGCCAttttctccttcacctgtttcttcatggtgttcctctctctctactccgaCCCCGTCAACACAGGGATAGGATTCGccatctcactaacaggaatcCCAGCCTACTATATCTTCATTgtgtttgaccgcagacccaagTGGCTACAGAAGAGTTTAG ATTCCTTTAACAGATGTGTCCAGATCATCCTGGAGGTGATCCCAGCAGAACACTGA